One window of Planctomycetia bacterium genomic DNA carries:
- a CDS encoding DUF47 domain-containing protein, whose protein sequence is MFSILPRDTEFFDLFDHTARIVHTTAKAYAELASDYRNREKHIAEIRKLEHDGDDAVHAALGKLDTSFITPFDREDIHALLSRMDDVIDEIDAAAKRFTLYSIPEPTPWMEKQTGILVRATLLVAEAVKGLRDLRRPGDLQKKLVEIHQLENDGDDLNHAAVAELYATAKDPILVMKWKEVYDFTERAIDRCEDIADTIEGIILKNA, encoded by the coding sequence GTGTTCAGTATTCTGCCTCGCGACACCGAGTTTTTCGACTTATTCGATCACACCGCCCGCATCGTTCATACGACGGCGAAAGCCTATGCCGAGCTCGCCTCGGACTACAGGAACCGGGAAAAGCACATCGCGGAAATCCGTAAACTCGAACACGACGGTGACGACGCGGTCCATGCAGCCCTGGGCAAACTCGACACGTCCTTCATCACCCCATTCGACCGTGAGGACATTCACGCCCTCCTTTCGCGCATGGATGATGTCATTGACGAGATCGACGCCGCCGCAAAACGCTTTACGCTCTATTCGATTCCCGAACCGACTCCCTGGATGGAAAAGCAAACCGGAATTCTCGTACGCGCTACGCTGCTCGTCGCCGAAGCCGTCAAGGGTCTCCGCGACCTGCGCCGACCGGGAGACTTGCAGAAAAAGCTCGTCGAAATCCACCAACTGGAGAACGACGGAGACGATCTCAACCACGCCGCCGTCGCCGAACTCTATGCCACGGCAAAGGACCCGATCCTCGTCATGAAATGGAAGGAAGTCTACGACTTTACCGAGCGAGCCATAGACCGCTGCGAGGACATCGCTGACACGATCGAGGGCATCATCCTCAAGAACGCCTGA
- a CDS encoding MogA/MoaB family molybdenum cofactor biosynthesis protein — protein sequence MKAAVITISDTRSAGRAADESGPAAQAALGELGFDASHLVLVPDEAGEIQSLVKSLAGVFPLIVTSGGTGAGPRDVTPDALTPLFDKTLPGFGEIMRIGSFEKTPMSIISRGGAGVIGQCLVVMLPGSPRGVRECLDLVGPAIKHLMKAIQGGGQCHAAPHPGS from the coding sequence GTGAAAGCCGCGGTCATCACCATCTCAGACACGCGATCCGCCGGTCGGGCAGCCGACGAAAGCGGACCCGCCGCGCAGGCCGCGCTGGGCGAGCTCGGCTTCGACGCATCACATCTGGTGCTCGTTCCGGACGAAGCGGGCGAAATACAATCACTGGTGAAATCACTGGCCGGCGTGTTTCCGCTGATCGTGACTTCCGGAGGCACGGGGGCCGGACCGCGCGACGTGACGCCGGATGCCCTCACGCCGCTCTTCGACAAGACCCTCCCGGGATTCGGCGAGATCATGAGAATTGGAAGTTTTGAGAAGACGCCGATGTCCATTATTTCCCGCGGCGGCGCCGGCGTCATCGGTCAGTGCCTTGTGGTCATGCTGCCCGGCAGTCCGCGCGGCGTTCGCGAGTGCCTGGACCTTGTCGGCCCCGCAATAAAGCACCTCATGAAGGCAATACAGGGCGGCGGTCAATGCCATGCGGCGCCGCATCCGGGTTCTTAA
- a CDS encoding inorganic phosphate transporter → MDDERSDSLQHGVLNVIAQSAAAEGFSSFTAAAAVLAIGMLIWDTIEVGRNDAANIVNSVFGSRILSRKMAVRIAAIGVILGATLSSDVIETARRGIFSPEAFGVREVLAIYTSVYIVDTILLYTYSAFGMPVSTTMTLIFELLGASLFLGVFRSPESIHAVTWGGVVKVLVAIVCSIFLSGVMGFIIQRFARAAIRDKWSSLPQLLLYGGLVGGGLMAGLAYFMLIKGMKNVSLIKPLVSVIKSSPYEGPILALLAMWVVFGILIHLTLIIYRRRAAELLFPVLTVLGMLGMAFSFGQNDLANCAAPGLAALKVVSGVYQNQPIEDISRANIPWWALFGSGVLLVMGMMTDHAQRVTRAEVRMGSAGHHVKLWAPNWCITIARRILARGRGGEVMPSLAPIETKNVRGKTLHYDPLRACVIVCVSASVIATASALGMPVSTTYVAFAAVIATGAADRIFVRGDAALKLGRSIWVVFCWFAAALIAMIAAGLVSLVVFYLGVIGMATCIIVNLFIRGHVKRRSDAQEHRVRLEARERMHPEEYSLEEE, encoded by the coding sequence ATGGACGATGAAAGAAGCGACTCTTTGCAACATGGCGTTCTCAATGTGATCGCACAGTCCGCCGCCGCGGAGGGGTTTAGCAGCTTTACGGCGGCCGCGGCGGTGCTTGCGATCGGCATGCTGATTTGGGATACGATCGAGGTCGGTCGCAACGACGCCGCCAACATTGTCAATTCCGTGTTCGGCTCGCGCATCCTCAGCCGGAAAATGGCCGTTCGGATCGCCGCGATCGGCGTCATCCTCGGGGCCACGCTGTCGTCAGATGTCATTGAGACCGCCCGCCGGGGAATCTTCTCTCCGGAGGCCTTCGGGGTCAGAGAGGTGCTGGCGATCTACACCTCTGTTTATATCGTTGACACGATTCTGCTCTATACCTATTCCGCGTTCGGCATGCCGGTCAGCACGACGATGACGCTGATTTTCGAGTTGCTCGGGGCATCGCTGTTTCTCGGCGTATTCAGATCGCCGGAGTCCATTCATGCCGTCACTTGGGGGGGCGTCGTCAAGGTACTTGTGGCCATTGTTTGCTCGATCTTCCTCTCCGGGGTGATGGGTTTCATCATCCAGCGATTTGCAAGGGCCGCGATCAGAGACAAATGGTCCAGCCTGCCGCAGTTGCTTCTTTATGGCGGCCTTGTCGGTGGGGGACTCATGGCGGGCCTGGCCTACTTCATGTTGATCAAGGGCATGAAGAACGTGTCTCTCATTAAGCCTCTCGTCTCCGTCATCAAGTCGAGTCCCTATGAGGGTCCGATTCTTGCGCTTCTGGCGATGTGGGTCGTGTTCGGCATCCTGATCCACTTGACGCTGATCATCTATCGTCGTCGGGCGGCCGAGCTGTTGTTTCCCGTCTTAACGGTCCTGGGCATGCTCGGCATGGCGTTTTCGTTCGGGCAGAACGACCTCGCCAACTGTGCGGCGCCGGGCCTGGCCGCGCTCAAGGTGGTCTCAGGCGTTTACCAGAATCAGCCGATCGAGGACATCTCCCGGGCGAACATCCCGTGGTGGGCGCTCTTCGGGTCTGGCGTTCTGTTGGTCATGGGAATGATGACGGATCATGCCCAGCGGGTGACGCGCGCCGAGGTACGCATGGGCAGTGCCGGCCATCACGTGAAACTATGGGCTCCGAACTGGTGCATCACCATCGCGCGTCGGATTCTGGCTCGCGGCCGGGGCGGTGAGGTCATGCCGTCGCTGGCGCCGATTGAGACCAAGAACGTTCGCGGCAAGACTCTGCACTACGATCCGCTCCGGGCGTGCGTGATCGTGTGTGTTTCCGCGAGCGTCATCGCTACTGCTTCGGCGCTGGGCATGCCAGTTTCGACGACCTATGTCGCTTTCGCGGCGGTCATCGCGACGGGGGCCGCCGATCGTATTTTTGTTCGTGGTGATGCCGCACTCAAGCTTGGACGGTCCATCTGGGTCGTGTTCTGCTGGTTTGCGGCAGCCTTGATCGCCATGATTGCCGCAGGACTCGTGAGTTTGGTGGTGTTCTATCTGGGTGTCATCGGGATGGCGACCTGCATCATCGTGAACCTGTTTATTCGCGGTCACGTCAAACGTCGATCAGATGCGCAGGAGCATCGCGTTCGTCTGGAGGCGCGTGAGCGAATGCATCCCGAAGAGTATTCGCTGGAGGAAGAGTGA
- a CDS encoding rhomboid family intramembrane serine protease, whose amino-acid sequence MIPIRDENPSHGTPHLTIGLIVVNLLVFLFQASLPAPDDEAFVWKYGYVPAKLVHTPEEFKAELPGNAPVVQATDRYGRPQYDLFGRPIVVRSRIPVEAATAIPVWISIFTCMFLHGGWMHLLGNMLYLWIFGNNIEHRLGPALFLFFYLGTGLVGNLAHTFFEGSWMPLVGASGAISGVMGAYIVLYWHVRILAVVPLGWYWFTVRLPAWMFLGIYIVVQNLYPASFGQSDGVAYWAHIGGFAAGVAMIFVFPKKPPPSPALRRVIDENDADFVL is encoded by the coding sequence ATGATTCCCATTCGCGACGAAAACCCTTCCCACGGCACGCCTCACCTCACGATCGGTCTGATCGTGGTGAACCTGTTGGTCTTCCTGTTTCAGGCATCGCTCCCCGCGCCGGACGACGAGGCGTTTGTCTGGAAGTACGGATACGTGCCGGCCAAGCTCGTGCATACGCCCGAGGAGTTTAAGGCAGAGTTGCCGGGGAACGCGCCGGTGGTACAGGCGACAGATCGATACGGTCGCCCTCAATACGACCTGTTCGGTCGACCGATTGTTGTTCGCAGCCGGATTCCCGTGGAAGCCGCCACTGCGATTCCCGTGTGGATCAGCATCTTCACCTGCATGTTCCTGCACGGCGGCTGGATGCACCTGCTGGGCAACATGCTTTATCTGTGGATATTCGGGAACAACATTGAACATCGCCTGGGTCCGGCATTGTTCTTATTTTTCTACCTCGGTACGGGCCTTGTCGGTAATCTGGCTCATACCTTTTTTGAGGGAAGCTGGATGCCGCTCGTCGGCGCCAGCGGCGCGATCAGCGGCGTCATGGGGGCATACATTGTCTTGTATTGGCACGTGCGAATTCTCGCGGTCGTGCCACTCGGATGGTATTGGTTCACCGTGAGGCTGCCAGCGTGGATGTTTCTGGGGATCTACATTGTCGTTCAGAATCTTTATCCCGCGTCGTTCGGCCAATCCGACGGTGTCGCGTATTGGGCTCACATCGGCGGCTTTGCGGCAGGCGTCGCGATGATCTTTGTATTCCCCAAGAAGCCGCCGCCGAGTCCCGCGCTGAGGCGAGTGATCGACGAAAATGACGCGGACTTTGTGCTGTAG
- a CDS encoding response regulator produces the protein MSQRANILIVEDDPDLQESIRFNIERQGHEVMVASDGQAALDLATRKIPDLILLDLMLPKVSGRDVTVALKKNPATRSIPVIMLTAMSAENDIVLGLQIGADDYVTKPFSMDVLLARVAAVLRRRGGVPDKEGLLKAGPISVDRSRHVVEVDGSAIAITLTEFRLLEALIAARGRVLSRDQLMSLAMGPDVAVTDRTIDVHITSLRRKLGDHRELVETVRGVGYRFADIWPSAVTEA, from the coding sequence ATGTCGCAGCGAGCAAACATTCTCATCGTAGAGGATGATCCGGATTTGCAGGAGTCGATCCGCTTCAATATTGAGCGGCAAGGTCACGAAGTCATGGTCGCATCAGATGGTCAGGCTGCCCTTGACCTGGCAACGCGCAAGATTCCCGACCTGATTCTTCTCGACTTGATGCTTCCGAAAGTCAGCGGGCGCGACGTGACGGTTGCGCTGAAGAAAAACCCGGCGACGCGTTCGATCCCGGTCATCATGCTTACGGCGATGTCGGCGGAGAATGACATCGTGCTGGGCCTTCAGATCGGCGCCGACGACTACGTCACCAAGCCCTTCAGCATGGATGTGCTCCTCGCCCGCGTGGCCGCGGTCCTGCGGCGGCGAGGCGGCGTGCCCGACAAGGAGGGCCTGCTCAAGGCCGGGCCGATATCAGTGGATCGGTCTCGGCACGTCGTGGAGGTGGATGGGTCGGCCATCGCGATCACGTTGACGGAGTTTCGCCTGCTAGAGGCCCTGATCGCGGCCAGGGGTCGTGTGCTCTCGCGGGATCAGCTCATGTCGCTGGCGATGGGCCCGGATGTCGCCGTGACGGATCGCACCATCGACGTGCACATCACGTCCCTGCGGCGCAAGCTCGGCGACCATCGCGAACTGGTTGAGACCGTTCGCGGAGTCGGTTATCGATTTGCCGACATCTGGCCAAGCGCCGTCACAGAGGCCTGA
- a CDS encoding inorganic phosphate transporter, which translates to MITYIVIIVAIALIFDFANGFNDAANSVATIVATRVLTPRLAVLWAAFFNFIAAFFFETHVAATISKGIVDQAIVDPHLILAVLLSAITWTVLCTYRGLPISVSHSLIGSMIGAGMVKAGIGCLKWSKIGEISVYIVIAPLAGLVLGWILMVATIWVCRNKTPRGVDSWFRRLQLVSAGAFSLSHGLNDAQKTMGIIMLLLLSNPALAKYATIDGANTGHPRWWIILSCHFAIALGTYLGGWKVVHTLGHRVTKLQPVGGFCAETGGGVTIIGLSALGIPLSTTHTITGAIFGVGLTRRLSAVRWSVGGKIITAWVLTLPAAAAMAGAIFWIISKLVY; encoded by the coding sequence ATGATCACCTACATCGTTATCATCGTAGCGATCGCCCTCATTTTCGACTTCGCCAACGGATTCAACGATGCCGCCAACTCGGTGGCCACCATCGTCGCAACTCGGGTGCTCACGCCGCGCCTTGCCGTTCTCTGGGCCGCCTTTTTCAATTTCATCGCCGCCTTCTTCTTCGAGACCCATGTCGCCGCGACCATCAGCAAGGGAATCGTCGATCAGGCCATCGTCGATCCACACCTGATCCTCGCCGTCTTGCTTTCCGCCATCACCTGGACGGTCCTCTGCACTTATCGCGGCCTGCCCATCAGCGTCTCCCACTCGCTGATCGGTTCCATGATCGGCGCGGGCATGGTCAAAGCGGGAATCGGCTGTCTCAAGTGGTCAAAGATCGGCGAGATCTCCGTTTACATCGTCATTGCACCCTTGGCCGGCTTGGTCCTGGGCTGGATACTGATGGTGGCCACGATTTGGGTTTGCAGGAATAAAACGCCCCGCGGCGTCGATAGCTGGTTTCGGCGGCTGCAACTCGTTTCCGCCGGCGCATTCAGCCTCAGCCACGGTCTTAATGATGCCCAGAAAACCATGGGAATCATCATGCTTCTCCTGCTCAGTAACCCGGCCCTTGCCAAGTATGCGACCATCGATGGCGCAAATACCGGACACCCTCGCTGGTGGATCATCCTGAGTTGCCACTTCGCCATTGCCCTCGGCACCTATCTGGGCGGATGGAAGGTCGTCCACACACTGGGGCATCGCGTCACAAAGCTTCAGCCCGTCGGAGGATTTTGCGCCGAGACCGGCGGCGGCGTCACCATCATCGGGCTCTCGGCCCTTGGGATTCCCCTCAGCACCACACACACCATCACCGGCGCGATCTTCGGCGTCGGCCTCACGCGGCGACTTTCCGCGGTGCGGTGGTCGGTCGGCGGAAAGATCATCACGGCCTGGGTGCTTACCCTGCCCGCCGCGGCGGCAATGGCCGGCGCGATCTTCTGGATCATCTCTAAGTTGGTCTATTGA
- a CDS encoding HAMP domain-containing protein produces the protein MLHDDLSTGQGNFFKRVFTRLGLMMCIGMLLVAAFAWQIMQHWLSDYNVEQLRNSAHLATRVVAGSWSESSASLQEGCLQIKNDTGLRTTVILPDGDVIADSDAPAKSMANHSDRPEVIEALQGRIGVNRRLSASVGHSFVYVAAPLIIDGATVAIVRIAAPFEDLARRERVIWQLIAAGLCVALPLALMIAWFMSRGLAAPIQRVGAWANRLGRGDLATRLEVEGDDEIRQVAAALDRMRRNLSDRIQEAHQQRRDLAITIGTLEEGVIAVNQEGIVLLVNPAAIRILGIAHSLVGGPIVEQIPDRGLRRLWEETTSSGSKEVRREIILTSNGVARTVDALIIHVVDTETPIAWLMCLRDITAIAKSVAMKSDFVANASHELRTPVAAIRAAVDTLREPGLDANAQARFMAMIDRNLMRLQALTDDLMNLSKVESVNIELNYSTFDLEEVYAGLRATFGQVLSAKQATFTMKSDVGPIHTDQRWLELILKNLIDNAVKFIPEGGRIKLSCRREDKFAVFEVEDDGCGIPMEDIDRVFERFYQVDRSRGMNQGGTGLGLAIVKHAVNAMQGKVAIRSKVGEGTVVSFQIPAFAENSVGAEIDARDSGGS, from the coding sequence ATGCTTCACGATGACTTGAGTACGGGCCAGGGCAACTTTTTCAAGCGCGTCTTCACGCGCCTCGGCTTGATGATGTGCATCGGAATGCTGCTGGTGGCCGCGTTTGCCTGGCAGATCATGCAGCACTGGCTGAGCGACTACAACGTCGAGCAGCTTCGCAACAGTGCCCACCTCGCGACCCGAGTGGTGGCCGGAAGCTGGTCCGAATCTTCGGCCTCGCTGCAGGAGGGTTGTCTGCAAATCAAGAATGACACGGGCCTTCGGACAACCGTGATTCTGCCTGACGGTGACGTCATCGCTGACTCAGACGCACCGGCGAAGTCCATGGCGAATCACTCTGACCGCCCCGAGGTGATCGAGGCGTTGCAGGGACGAATCGGCGTCAACCGGCGACTCAGCGCGTCGGTCGGTCATTCCTTTGTCTATGTCGCGGCGCCGTTGATCATTGACGGCGCGACGGTGGCCATCGTCCGCATTGCGGCGCCGTTTGAGGATCTGGCACGGCGGGAGCGGGTCATCTGGCAGCTTATCGCAGCGGGGCTCTGCGTGGCCCTGCCCCTGGCGCTGATGATCGCGTGGTTCATGTCTCGAGGCCTCGCCGCCCCGATTCAACGCGTCGGTGCGTGGGCCAATCGGCTCGGTCGCGGCGATCTGGCCACGAGGCTGGAGGTCGAGGGCGACGACGAGATTCGCCAGGTCGCCGCGGCGCTGGATCGAATGCGGCGAAATCTGTCCGACAGAATCCAGGAAGCGCATCAGCAGCGGCGCGATCTGGCCATCACGATCGGCACGCTGGAAGAAGGCGTCATCGCGGTGAATCAAGAGGGGATTGTGCTGTTGGTCAATCCGGCGGCGATCCGGATTCTCGGCATTGCCCATTCGCTGGTCGGCGGGCCCATTGTTGAGCAGATTCCCGATCGCGGGCTTCGCCGATTGTGGGAGGAGACAACCTCGTCCGGTTCAAAAGAGGTTCGTCGCGAGATCATTCTCACTTCCAACGGCGTCGCGCGAACCGTCGACGCGTTGATCATTCACGTCGTCGACACTGAAACGCCCATCGCCTGGTTGATGTGTCTGCGCGACATCACCGCCATCGCCAAGTCGGTCGCGATGAAATCCGACTTCGTCGCCAACGCTTCACACGAACTGCGAACGCCGGTGGCGGCGATTCGCGCCGCAGTGGACACGCTGAGAGAGCCGGGCCTTGACGCGAACGCACAGGCGCGTTTCATGGCCATGATTGATCGAAACCTGATGCGCCTGCAAGCCCTGACCGACGATCTGATGAATCTCAGCAAGGTGGAGTCCGTCAATATTGAACTGAATTATTCCACTTTCGACCTTGAAGAAGTCTATGCCGGCCTGCGGGCCACCTTCGGTCAAGTTCTGAGCGCGAAGCAAGCGACCTTCACCATGAAGTCCGACGTCGGGCCGATCCACACTGATCAGCGATGGCTGGAGCTGATTCTCAAGAATCTCATCGATAACGCGGTCAAGTTCATCCCGGAGGGCGGGCGCATCAAGCTCAGTTGCCGGCGCGAGGACAAGTTCGCGGTTTTCGAGGTGGAGGACGACGGCTGCGGCATCCCGATGGAAGATATCGACCGCGTCTTCGAGCGATTTTATCAGGTCGACAGGTCGCGCGGCATGAATCAGGGCGGCACCGGCCTGGGGCTGGCCATCGTGAAGCATGCCGTCAATGCCATGCAGGGCAAGGTCGCCATTCGCAGCAAAGTGGGCGAGGGCACGGTCGTGAGTTTTCAGATTCCCGCGTTCGCGGAGAATTCCGTCGGCGCGGAGATTGATGCTCGCGATTCCGGCGGGTCATAA
- a CDS encoding N(4)-(beta-N-acetylglucosaminyl)-L-asparaginase, giving the protein MTIHESDLSRRKFIQATAATVAAGAFQSAVPVASADPPAAQGKDGARPVVISSANGVSAINRAMEMLKARADVLDAVIAAVNIVEDDPEDTSVGLGGLPNEDGIVELDASVMHGPTHKAGAVAALRNIRNPSCVARLVMQRTDHVLLVGEGALRFARAHGFKEENLLTEKARQKWLKWKESLSKTDDWLESDESGAGPQSRAAEPIKRTWGTINCCAVDARGDIAGVTTTSGLAFKIPGRVGDSPIIGAGLYVDNAVGAAGSTGRGEANLQNCSSFAIVEFMRNGKSPTDACLEVLKRISDRTEPRLRRSDGKPDFGLSFYAVAKDGRYGSACMSKGSRFAVHDGTTSRVLDSAYLYE; this is encoded by the coding sequence ATGACCATTCACGAGAGCGATCTATCAAGGCGAAAGTTCATTCAGGCGACCGCGGCGACCGTCGCGGCCGGCGCGTTTCAATCGGCCGTCCCGGTCGCATCCGCCGACCCTCCCGCAGCGCAAGGCAAGGACGGCGCACGACCCGTTGTCATCTCCAGCGCCAACGGTGTGAGCGCCATCAACCGCGCCATGGAGATGCTCAAGGCCCGAGCGGACGTTCTCGACGCCGTCATTGCAGCCGTCAACATCGTCGAGGACGACCCCGAGGACACCTCGGTCGGCCTCGGCGGACTGCCCAACGAAGACGGCATCGTCGAACTCGACGCCTCGGTCATGCACGGCCCCACCCACAAGGCCGGCGCGGTGGCCGCACTCCGGAACATTCGCAATCCTTCCTGCGTCGCCCGCCTCGTGATGCAGCGAACCGACCATGTGCTGCTGGTCGGCGAGGGCGCGCTGCGCTTTGCACGGGCTCACGGTTTCAAGGAGGAGAATCTGCTGACCGAGAAGGCCCGACAGAAGTGGCTCAAATGGAAGGAGTCGCTGTCCAAAACGGACGACTGGCTGGAATCCGATGAGAGCGGGGCCGGGCCACAATCTCGTGCGGCCGAACCCATCAAGCGCACCTGGGGAACGATCAACTGCTGCGCCGTCGATGCCCGCGGTGACATTGCCGGCGTCACGACCACGAGCGGACTGGCATTCAAGATTCCCGGCCGCGTCGGCGACTCACCCATCATTGGAGCGGGTCTGTATGTCGATAACGCCGTCGGGGCCGCGGGCTCCACCGGTCGCGGAGAAGCAAACCTACAAAACTGCTCGTCATTCGCCATTGTCGAGTTCATGAGAAACGGCAAGTCGCCGACCGATGCCTGCTTGGAAGTGCTGAAGCGAATCTCCGACCGAACCGAGCCGAGGCTCCGCCGCTCCGACGGCAAGCCCGATTTCGGCCTGAGCTTTTATGCGGTCGCCAAGGACGGTCGCTACGGATCGGCATGCATGTCCAAAGGCAGCCGGTTCGCCGTGCATGACGGCACAACTTCGCGCGTTTTAGACAGTGCCTATCTCTACGAGTGA
- a CDS encoding TIGR00153 family protein, with amino-acid sequence MGLIEELFQRSPFEPLLHHLKKVRECVTLVRPMLEAVRDQQGDQLDELVKRVFKLEHEADTIKDEIRQAIPRSFFLPVYRGDLLGYLKLQDDMADAVEDIAILLTIKKLKMPASLQSRVFDYVETILQVCDKNHAMNESLPELVARGFTPDQAAGLHDQIRAVELAEWEADKAQYKLSQELFAIEDELKASDLMLWWRVFLELGQLANHAEKMADRLRRMISQ; translated from the coding sequence ATGGGCCTGATCGAGGAGCTGTTTCAGCGTTCGCCGTTTGAACCATTGTTGCATCATCTCAAGAAAGTGCGCGAGTGCGTGACACTGGTCCGTCCGATGCTGGAGGCAGTCCGGGATCAGCAGGGCGACCAGTTGGACGAACTCGTGAAGCGCGTGTTCAAGCTGGAGCACGAAGCCGACACGATTAAGGACGAGATCCGGCAGGCCATCCCGCGCAGTTTCTTTCTTCCGGTCTATCGGGGCGATCTGCTGGGCTATTTGAAGCTTCAGGATGACATGGCCGACGCGGTGGAAGACATCGCGATCCTGCTGACCATCAAGAAGCTGAAGATGCCGGCGAGTCTCCAGTCGCGCGTGTTCGATTACGTGGAAACCATCCTGCAGGTCTGCGACAAGAATCACGCGATGAACGAGAGCCTTCCCGAGCTGGTGGCGCGCGGCTTCACGCCCGATCAGGCGGCGGGTCTGCATGATCAGATTCGCGCGGTGGAGCTTGCCGAGTGGGAGGCAGACAAGGCTCAGTACAAGCTGAGTCAGGAATTGTTCGCCATAGAGGACGAGCTGAAGGCTTCGGATCTGATGCTGTGGTGGAGGGTGTTTCTGGAGCTGGGTCAGCTCGCCAACCACGCGGAAAAGATGGCCGATCGGCTCAGGCGCATGATCTCGCAGTAG
- a CDS encoding serine/threonine-protein phosphatase codes for MSAAAATMQIPATESSSAEPLRLVCSEVWGGNRPIHRAVELPGIQGILFSQPCEGGRGGDVHYMSVCGAGILSRMCLADVVGHGEAVAAISDQMHAHMRRSMNTPDQRRVLGDLNTRLEQLGFKAMTTAAALTYYTPTRNLAVSYAGHPPGWIFSKADRRWTRLELDPLPETAHPLTNGPLAIEPQVPFTRKSFKMQIGNRMVLVTDGVLEAPDASGELFGDDRMQKVLDENRGGDCAMISEAILSALAEHRGDSRLDHDDVTFLVAEIVPGPSGPAFWNAVKNLITRPRGNSDAA; via the coding sequence GTGTCAGCCGCCGCCGCAACCATGCAAATCCCCGCCACCGAATCATCCTCCGCCGAACCCCTGCGCCTTGTATGCTCCGAGGTCTGGGGCGGGAATCGTCCGATCCATCGCGCCGTCGAATTGCCGGGCATCCAGGGAATCCTCTTCTCTCAACCATGTGAAGGCGGTCGCGGCGGTGACGTGCACTATATGTCCGTCTGCGGCGCCGGCATTCTGTCGCGGATGTGCCTGGCCGACGTCGTAGGGCATGGTGAGGCCGTCGCGGCGATCAGCGATCAGATGCACGCCCACATGCGCCGCTCGATGAACACACCGGACCAGCGGCGCGTGCTCGGCGATCTGAACACCAGGCTGGAGCAACTCGGCTTCAAGGCAATGACCACCGCCGCCGCGCTTACCTATTACACCCCCACGCGAAACCTCGCCGTCAGTTACGCCGGCCATCCACCGGGCTGGATCTTCAGCAAGGCGGATCGCCGATGGACGCGGCTCGAACTCGACCCGCTTCCTGAGACGGCGCATCCGCTGACCAACGGGCCATTGGCCATCGAGCCGCAGGTACCGTTCACGCGCAAGTCGTTCAAGATGCAGATCGGCAATCGGATGGTCCTCGTCACGGACGGCGTGCTGGAGGCGCCGGACGCCTCGGGCGAACTCTTCGGCGACGATCGAATGCAGAAGGTGCTCGACGAAAACCGCGGCGGTGATTGCGCCATGATTAGCGAGGCGATCTTGTCGGCGCTGGCCGAGCATCGCGGCGATTCGCGGCTGGACCACGACGACGTGACCTTCCTCGTCGCCGAGATCGTGCCAGGCCCGAGCGGTCCTGCCTTCTGGAACGCCGTGAAGAATCTCATAACGCGGCCGCGCGGCAACAGTGACGCCGCTTAA
- a CDS encoding DinB family protein translates to MRTKAPCPLVILLDEAFVRKSWHGTNLRGSLRGVLARKAAWSPGKGRKSIWEHVLHAAYWKYIVRRRITGEKRGSFPLTGSNWFPVPKDASEKRWREAVALLERTHRELVEVVAGLSEKELAARPGGSKLDNAFMIRGVALHDIYHTGQIQFIKRMKK, encoded by the coding sequence ATGCGAACGAAAGCGCCGTGCCCGCTCGTCATTCTGCTGGACGAGGCCTTTGTCAGGAAGTCGTGGCACGGCACAAACTTGAGAGGATCGCTCCGCGGCGTCTTGGCCAGAAAGGCGGCGTGGTCGCCGGGCAAGGGGCGCAAGAGCATCTGGGAACACGTTCTCCACGCGGCGTATTGGAAATACATCGTTCGACGCCGCATTACCGGCGAGAAGCGGGGCTCCTTTCCGCTGACTGGCAGCAACTGGTTTCCCGTGCCGAAGGATGCGAGTGAGAAGCGTTGGCGCGAGGCGGTCGCGCTGCTGGAGCGGACGCACCGTGAGCTGGTCGAGGTCGTCGCAGGTCTCTCGGAGAAGGAGCTGGCGGCCCGGCCCGGCGGAAGCAAGCTGGACAACGCCTTCATGATTCGCGGCGTCGCCCTGCACGACATCTATCACACCGGTCAGATTCAGTTCATCAAGCGAATGAAGAAGTAG